The following are from one region of the Takifugu rubripes chromosome 16, fTakRub1.2, whole genome shotgun sequence genome:
- the LOC101062338 gene encoding cytospin-A-like yields the protein MGNHTGKDGHGATGSPLDFFHTPATTPSQPETIAMALSTAAACSRIQTLSPACSITPLTPSPVAEWLQKQPPPAEWALMSPDSVAVSETKAAVGIREAVASPPSPESWQERDSGVEPQAAEEGAGEQTPLGLLKLMERYRASVELSPHTDATTGAELLGHLIAQKDELVEEVDTLREMLRRERLEWQQFQSDLQVAVSVADRLRIESEQALAQLQENHRALEHQLAQALHRQEEKDRQLESLRAELRDASVELAKVTQQQQQQEQQERAKLVALKDSLKDVGDRQTEGRERVEGEEKPEAANGEKRNDRRDASEEADDDVLEGEGAERGQLMGRGVAEGYLRSLAALERKKERQKTPRRIVKLSERSWSLSRLPLSTEPPGLTETSTKTSTTFPLCKKEEQVKQETAERLLQRQDSWSSFSTGKRDEDLNSNPTKPQDGFSALLRRHGGSRRNSLLRWCQSRTQGYENIEITNFSSSWEDGLAFCAVYHTYLPDLIPYDILNPVEKKDNLNLAFKTGESVGIPATLSVEEMLKACGPDWQSVLAYVESIFRHFEM from the exons ATGGGCAACCATACTGGTAAAGATGGCCATGGCGCTACAG GCTCCCCTTTAGATTTCTTCCACACCCCTGCTACCACACCATCACAGCCAGAGACCATCGCCATGGCCCTATCGACCGCAGCTGCCTGCAGCAGGATACAAACCCTGTCGCCAGCCTGCAGCAtcacccctctaaccccctctccAGTTGCAGAGTGGCTACAGAAGCAGCCCCCGCCTGCAGAGTGGGCTTTGATGAGTCCGGACAGTGTAGCCGTCTCGGAGACGAAGGCGGCGGTGGGGATCAGGGAGGCAGTGGCTAGCCCGCCTTCGCCGGAGAGCTGGCAGGAGCGAGACAGTGGGGTGGAgccacaggctgcagaggaggggGCCGGGGAGCAGACACCCCTGGGTTTACTCAAACTGATGGAGCGCTACAGAGCCTCAGTGGAGCTGAGCCCCCACACTGATGCTACCACAGGAGCAG AGCTGCTCGGGCATCTCATAGCACAGAAGGATGAGCTGGTTGAAGAGGTGGACACCCTGAGGGAGATGCTCAGG agagagaggctcGAGTGGCAGCAGTTCCAAAGTGACCTGCAGGTGGCGGTATCTGTGGCAGACCGGCTGCGGATCGAGTCAGAACAGGCTCTGGCGCAGctccaggagaaccacagggcTCTGGAGCATCAGTTGGCTCAGGCCCTGCacaggcaggaggagaaggaccgACAGCTGGAGAGTCTGAGGGCCGAGCTCAGAGACGCGAGCGTGGAACTGGCCAaagtcacacagcagcagcagcagcaggagcagcaggagcgggCCAAGCTGGTTGCTCTGAAGGACTCCCTCAAAGATGTCGGTGATCGGCAGACGGAGGGGCGGGAGcgtgtggagggggaggaaaagccAGAAGCGGCAAACGGTGAGAAGCGCAACGACAGGAGAGACGCCAGTGAAGAGGCTGATGATGACGTCCTGGAGGGcgagggagcagagagaggcCAGCTGATGGGGAGAGGAGTGGCCGAGGGATACCTGCGCAGTCTGGCTGcactggagaggaagaaagagcggCAGAAAACCCCAAGGAGGATCGTGAAGCTGTCTGAGAGGTCATG GAGCCTGTCTCGCCTGCCCCTGTCGACTGAACCCCCCGGTCTAACCGAGACCTCCACCAAGACCAGCACCACGTTCCCACTGTGCAAG AAAGAAGAGCAAGTGAAACAGGAGACAGCGGAGCGTCTTTTACAGCGGCAGGACAGCTGGTCCAGCTTCTCCACAG GGAAACGAGACGAAGACCTGAACTCGAACCCAACCAA ACCTCAGGATGGTTTCAGCGCTCTGTTGAGGCGTCATGGCGGCTCAAGGAGGAACTCGCTGCTGCGCTGGTGCCAGAGTCGGACCCAAGGCTacgag aaTATTGAGATCACAaatttcagcagcagctgggaggaCGGCCTGGCCTTCTGCGCCGTCTACCACACCTATCTGCCAGATCTCATACCGTACGACATCCTGAACCCAGTGGAGAAG AAGGACAACCTGAACCTGGCCTTTAAAACTGGAGAGAGTGTCGGAATCCCAGCCACACTG AGCGTGGAGGAGATGCTGAAAGCATGCGGGCCCGACTGGCAGAGCGTCCTGGCCTACGTCGAAAGCATCTTCCGTCATTTTGAAATGTGA
- the grcc10 gene encoding protein C10, which yields MASAPAQQPTLTVEQTRVVLSEVIQAFSVPDNAARMEEARESACNDMGKMLQLVLPVATQIQQEVIKSYGFNNEGEGVLKFARLVKMYETQDPEIAAMSAKLKSLLLPPLSTPPIGGAIPAS from the exons atGGCCTCAGCTCCAGCACAACAGCCCACCCTCACCGTAGAGCAAACCAGAG TGGTGTTAAGTGAGGTGATCCAGGCCTTTTCAGTGCCAGACAATGCTGCGAGGATGGAGGAGGCTCGAGAGAGTGCCTGTAATGACATGGGAaagatgctgcagctggtgctgcccGTGGCCACCCAGATCCAGCAAGAGGTCATCAAATCCTACGGCTTTAACAATGAAGGAGAGG GGGTCTTAAAGTTTGCCAGATTGGTAAAGATGTATGAAACCCAGGACCCAGAAATAGCAGCCATGTCGGCAAAACTGAAGTCGCTCCTCTTGCCCCCACTCTCCACGCCGCCTATAGGAGGGGCCATTCCTGCTTCATAG
- the saysd1 gene encoding SAYSvFN domain-containing protein 1, with the protein MEQKLAEFRARRQAENAVKNETFAASLNPEETVDTQPESTSASEGEGSRGTVGGTRGPGQTPAKDRSDWFLDSALGRWLTTRKSVLSNLTLLKCLLWLVLLGLFVELEFGLPFFVVSLFYWLYEGLRSPAARQPGELSAYSVFNPDCQPLLGSLTAEQLEGEMGYRPLANR; encoded by the exons ATGGAACAAAAGCTGGCAGAGTTCAGGGCCCGACGACAGGCTGAAAATGCTGTGAAAAATGAAACGTTTGCCGCTTCGCTGAACCCGGAAGAAACAGTAGACACTCAGCCTGAGAGCACATCTGCAAGTGAGGGTGAAGGTAGCAGAGGGACGGTGGGGGGCACCAGGGGCCCGGGCCAGACACCAGCAAAG GACCGTAGTGACTGGTTCCTCGACAGTGCTCTGGGGAGATGGCTGACTACCAGAAAGTCCGTCCTCTCAAACCTGACTTTGCTCAAATGTCTGCTGTGGCTGGTGTTGCTCGGTCTCTTTGTTGAACTGGAGTTCGGTCTGCCATTCTTTGTCGTCTCTCTGTTCTACTGGCTTTACGAAGGGCTTCGCAGCCCGGCTGCCCGACAGCCTGGGGAGCTGAGCGCATACTCGGTCTTCAATCCCGACTGTCAGCCTCTGCTGGGCTCTCTGACTGCAGAACAGCTGGAAGGGGAGATGGGTTACCGACCTCTGGCCAACAGATGA
- the bpnt1 gene encoding 3'(2'),5'-bisphosphate nucleotidase 1, which produces MSSSPAVVMRLLASAYTVAGKAGAIVRKVLHTGELGIVEKTGANDLQTLADRLAQQSICTSLAQQFPKITIIGEEELPSEEISNDLIENGHLEEILHTTCPKEYRELKEEELVVWVDPLDGTKEYTEGLLDNVTVLIGIAHGGKAIAGVINQPFYNYQLGAGADLGRTIWGMSGLGAFGFQLQEAPGDRRVITTTRSHSSKVVTDCVEAMEPHEVIRVGGAGNKVIQLVEGRASAYVFASPGCKKWDTCAPEAILTAVGGKLTDMHGNAYRYDANVKHMNSAGVLATLRNHEYYISRVPQSVLQALKSD; this is translated from the exons ATGTCTTCAAGTCCAGCTGTGGTCATGCGGCTTCTGGCCTCTGCCTACACGGTAGCAGGGAAGGCTGGGGCAATAGTGAGGAAGGTCCTTCACACCGGAGAACTGGGAATTGTAGAAAAG ACTGGAGCTAATGATCTGCAGACCCTAGCAGACAGGCTGGCACAGCAGAGTATCTGTACTTCACTGGCCCAACAATTCCCCAAAATCACCATCATTGGAGAGGAG GAGCTTCCATCTGAGGAGATAAGCAACGATCTCATTGAGAACGGCCACTTGGAAGAGATCCTCCACACAACGTGTCCAAAAGAATACAGAGAACtcaaagaggaggaa CTGGTCGTGTGGGTCGATCCCCTGGATGGTACAAAGGAATACACCGAAG GCCTCCTGGATAATGTGACCGTCCTCATTGGTATTGCTCACGGAGGCAAAGCCATCGCAGGCGTCATCAACCAGCCTTTCTACAACTATCAG CTCGGCGCAGGAGCAGATTTGGGGAGGACCATATGGGGAATGTCGGGATTGGGAGCCTTTGGATTTCAGCTGCAGGAAGCTCCGGGTGACAGGCGCGTCATCACCACCACACGTTCCCACAGCAGCAAGGTGGTAACGGATTGCGTGGAGGCCATGGAGCCTCATGAGGTCATCAGGGTGGGAGGTGCTGGAAACAAG GTCATCCAGCTTGTGGAAGGACGAGCGTCGGCTTACGTCTTCGCCAGTCCAGGCTGTAAGAAGTGGGACACCTGCGCTCCTGAGGCCATCCTGACTGCTGTGGGAG GTAAGCTGACTGACATGCACGGAAACGCCTACCGCTACGATGCTAACGTGAAGCACATGAACTCTGCGGGGGTCCTCGCAACTCTCCGCAACCACGAGTACTACATCAGCCGAGTGCCACAGTCAGTGCTGCAGGCCCTCAAGTCCGACTGA
- the rsph3 gene encoding radial spoke head protein 3 homolog codes for MAFVPYNQKDQHGSYTFSSRPRPVEIRSKYRKPPAEQTPFLYGNIMYDRRVVRGNTYAQNIIPTRDKSAPAEMDKHPGNKRRAFHKQAREHVRSLTPEAVQGRTHIDVQTELYLEELSDVIASSDMDCQTDAFLDKPATPLFIPAKTGKDVGTQVEEGELFDFDREVQPLLEVLVGKVIEQSLKEVMEEEELATLKDQQQAFEELRNYQLAEVQRLQEHERRRREEKEHRIAQQREVLKKEGETVQKIAARAYAQQYLSGLLPSVLTSLRTNGYFHDPVERDIESSFLPWLMSEVDNCLEKRNAARQLLDSIIFDVAQKRSGRFKELEAQTTEASEAP; via the exons ATGGCATTTGTTCCATACAACCAGAAGGACCAGCATGGGAGCTACACCTTCTCCAGCCGGCCCAGACCCGTTGAGATTCGATCCAAATACCGAAAACCTCCGGCTGAACA GACACCATTTCTTTATGGAAACATAATGTACGATCGTCGTGTTGTTAGGGGAAACACTTATGCCCAGAATATCATTCCAACA AGAGACAAGTCCGCTCCTGCAGAGATGGACAAACACCCCGGCAACAAGCGGAGAGCCTTTCACAAACAAGCCAGGGAGCACGTCCGGTCTCTGACCCCCGAGGCCGTACAGGGTCGAACACACATTGATGTCCAGACAG AGCTTTATCTGGAGGAACTGAGCGACGTCATCGCGTCCTCGGACATGGACTGTCAAACTGACGCTTTCCTGGACAAACCAGCAACCCCACTCTTCATCCCTGCCAAGACTGGCAAAGATGTTGGAACCCAGGTAGAGGAGGGAGAG ttGTTTGACTTTGACAGGGAGGTGCAGCCCTTGTTGGAGGTCCTGGTGGGAAAGGTAATAGAGCAGTCTTTAAAGGAAGTGATGGAAGAAGAGGAACTGGCCACTTTGAAAGATCAACAGCAAGCCTTTGAAGAGCTTCGAAATTATCAACTGGCGGAAGTGCAGCGGCTGCAAGAGCATGAAAGGCGccggagggaggaaaaa GAGCACAGGATTGCTCAACAGAGGGAGGTGttgaagaaagagggagagactgTGCAGAAGATCGCTGCAAGAGCCTACGCCCAACAATACCTGTCTGGCCTCCTACCATCAGTCCTGACCTCCCTGAGAACCAACGGCTACTTCCACGATCCCGTTGAAAGAG ATATCGAGAGCAGCTTCTTGCCGTGGCTGATGTCTGAGGTGGACAACTGTTTGGAGAAGAGAAATGCTGCACGACAGCTGTTGGACA gtATCATCTTTGATGTTGCCCAGAAGAGATCAGGGAGGTTTAAAGAGTTGGAGGCACAGACAACTGAAGCATCAGAGGCCCCATGA